CAAATGCAGAAACAAGAAACAGagcaaaatgaattattttacatGAAACGAGACGTTTATTAATACTATAGCTTATCCCCATTCGAAAAACCCCGTCGATATGATCAAAACTGCCACAAAAATTAGGAATCGGATTGAAAGTTTAGTGATCGAAAGTAACTTATTCCACCCACCGTAATTCTACTTCAAATATGATTCAAGATTTCTATCTCAAGACATGAAAGATTTTACAACTCATCGTCATTCCAACGGCAAAAATATACGAAGAGCCATATAATACGCCAACGACTTAAGCGATAACACAGGCGagtaaaaataatcataaaaataattcaaaaattaaccaactAGTAATTTCAGCGGACCAAGCATTTTTGCTGTTACTAGCAGTTGACTGATTACAGTTGTCACTGTGCGATACAACACGATAGCAGTTGACGCTGACCATTATTTTTGATACAGCCAACGCGCCTaggaatcgaaaattttccatcataggAACTGCTTCTTCTCGTGTGACGTGGTAGTTCAATCTTGCACAGCACGAGCGTGAAAGTAACGACATATTCAATATAATTTGCATCGTTGGAATGAGCAGGAGTGCCGCAGCGGAAGcggattttgaaataaaaagtcaATTCAGCTCGTTATCTCGATTCATCTTGCCGGAAAGAATACTCCATCACAGAATAAGTGAGAAAATATTAAACGGGGTGTGTTTCggattcatatttttcaagttgatagcGTCAATGGGAGACGAGCACGTGTATAAAATTCCAAGGAATGTAAGGTTAATGGTAAATACAATGTGGTAATTACATCGTGCATGAATTTCTTGCATACTGGCCGGATTTCTTTGCTAAGTGTTGCGCTGAACATCATAACTTGTTTCGTTTGCGCAGTTGAACGGAATATTTCTTGAACATCTCTTCTCATGTCTATAAAAATACACGCATCGTAGTCATAAAATGGTACTCGATGAAAAATACTACTACGAGCTCTCAGAAATTGCAAATAATCAATGCTTTGTATTCATATGTCCCTATTTACATTTGACTAATATCATCATACGAGCTCGTTTTAATGAtaaaacatgtgaaaaaattgaaaaataattacccaACTGTTCCAACATTTTATCGCACTCATCAAGGATGAAATGTTTGAGGTGCTTCAGGTTCAATTTGCCAGACCTAACCAAAGCTAAAATCCGACCAGGAGTACCGACAACGATATGAGGACAATTCGTACGTAAAACTTCTTCGTCATGAGATATCGGTAAACCACCAAAGAATACGCCAATCTGCAAATGCACGATAGAATTCAATACAAACAtagttcaaaaataatgaaatcgtAGGTAAGAACACAACCAAGTGAAGTACCTTGACATTACTCATGTATTTCGAAAAGCGCTCATACTCTTTGCTTATTTGAAAAGCCAATTCTCTAGTGTGGCACATTACCAGAACGTAGACTTTGTCATCGGTGACATCCAACTGTTGCAGAGTAGCCAAGACGAATACCGCAGTTTTACCCATACCTGATTTAGCTTGACACAAGATATCCATTCCGAGTACTGCTTGAGGAATGCATTCGTGTTGAACTGAAATAGGAAGAAAATTACATTAGAATTTCGATAGCTATGAAATCATCCAGTAATCAAATTTCGGCATAAAAagcaattttgagcaattttggcgaaaaattttgtgagataTACTTTTCGTAGATTAATATTTTCGGTATCATGtaacacattttttcattaccttCAGAAGGATGCTCAAAACCGCAATCGATGATGGCTCTTAATATCTCTGGTTTTAAAAGGAAATCTCTGAAGCCGGAACTGTGAATCGATACGTAGTTACCACGGACGTCCTTCTTTTCCGCAGTGCCATTGGAAATGGCTGGCTCCGGCTGTTGTTCCTCGTCTTCGTAATCCAAAAGATCATCGTTGTCAGCCATCTTAGATGAAAAGAGATCCTAAATTGTCCCAAACTAAAAGCGAAGACACCTAGGATAACATTACGAAATTAGAGAGTAATGTCATGGTAACATCGCAATAATAACTATATTTACGAATGTGATTAGCtcacctgaaaaatgaaatcatcaatTGAGCACGGCGATTTAAATAGACACAGCTGctaacatttttacaaataatgcCATGTTTTCTAGGCTACAGGCTAGTAAGGCATACACAAAGAACTACATTACTGTGATTTATTGAGCGATCTACCTTTCGTTCGAAAACAATTACTGGAAACGATACGCACGTATTAAATTCTTCAGCCCGGCTTatattatttgtaaaaatacttttaaaacaATTGCAATTGCAAATAATAACACTTCAATATAAACGTTTTCACCGTAATGGCTGCCAATTCGACAACCGCACAACAACGCCGCCGGCCCACCGCTTACCGCATTCACCTACGGTTAGTCACATTTCAACTTCAGCCAATCGTTGAGCTCGAAATTAGAAAACACAGTGTTGCATTTTGattgcgcaaaaaaaaactaaaacgcAGGCTGTTAGCACGTCACGTTTGTACGCATTGCATCCATTCGTTATGTTACGGGCGGTCATTGCTCGAGGGTCAGGTACCCGGTACGGTTACGGTATGAGAAAGCCGTGAGGACATGGAAAAGTTTCTTATCACTTTATCACATGCGTCACGTTCTGCGCCTTGGCGGTTTTATCAGTTTTCATGAAGATTGATTctttcgagttgaattttttattcgaaaattcagTCGATTGAGAAGGAAAATTCTCGTTTTGTATAATTTCAAGAAGTAATGGATCAGTTCAGCAGTTAATTTCATTCATAATCTAAAATGGATAGAGATGGCTGTTCTCTGAAACCACTGCCCGGGCAGGCAACGTTCCTCTGTCTGATGGTAAGTGTTAGATTAGAAGTTGACTCTCCaaacttttttgctgaaatttgtaACGCCATCGGTTTAAATTTAGgatatttctaaaaaagttgaactgataaagcaaaaattgaagaagaaaaatcgcaGCCACGCTGAGGTACGTACATATGAAGATGAACCTCCTCTCGTTAATCGATATGGTTAGAATAGATtgagatacctacttacgtgtatttttttcaaaatgattttagagttcagatttgaatattttcaaagaattatgcACTCACGAAGATATCATAATTAGAGGAGTCGCTTGCAATACAGTAAAAGATTTAGTTAAATCTAATCTGTTGGCATTGCCTCAAGCATTATCCTGGTTTATCGCAATTCTGCAGTCAAATCTAGGAAGGTAATATTCTCATACATAGAAACGTTATAGTAAATTGTTGCCGATTCATCGTCGCTCaagcgtgatttttttctgaattttagtAACCACGATGAAATTATTCGAGCTATAGCGGATTTACTTCTATTGAACGACGATAATCAATTCATTTGCAGCCCAACACAACACCCATTTGTTTTAGTATTGAGACAAAATGAAACGAATTGGTCGATAATTGAATTTCAGTTAGATTATATATTCGAACAAGCGAATACTGTGTAAGTAAACttctttttgaaatcaattctgtatgtattttttgatacgattgaaatttttttttttagaaatttccaaaaagcgtTCTCTTTAGTAGTGCCAGTTTTTCAGTACACTCTGTGGTCCAAAGGATCAGTAAGTTCATTATGTCGAAGAGCAGCCTGGATGTGTTTAATTAGACATTTTCGAGCggaaaatttcgactttttgttAGAAACGATTTGCTGGTGTCCGGTAAGTTAAAATTAacgtacctactaaaaatagtcaaatgcCTATTTAATTTGAATTGTAGCGCGTTTCGCAGAGATGCGttgatttcttaaaatttatttttatttagaacaAATATTACAGCATCGTGGTAATTTTATTAATCGACAGCGTTGCATTATTGCTCTTTCGAAATGTACCAAACGAGTCAAGCTTTACTCGAGCTACTATCGTCGATGGataaatacgaataaaatatGGTATTATCGTGAATATTTGTACATTCTTCGTTGGTTTCGAGCTCTGTTAAAGTACATTGTTGATTTCGTATATCTTGCGGCTTGCTGTACATATGGTCGTGATGATTTTTACATTCCGTTTGTAAG
The sequence above is a segment of the Planococcus citri chromosome 3, ihPlaCitr1.1, whole genome shotgun sequence genome. Coding sequences within it:
- the Hel25E gene encoding ATP-dependent RNA helicase WM6; protein product: MADNDDLLDYEDEEQQPEPAISNGTAEKKDVRGNYVSIHSSGFRDFLLKPEILRAIIDCGFEHPSEVQHECIPQAVLGMDILCQAKSGMGKTAVFVLATLQQLDVTDDKVYVLVMCHTRELAFQISKEYERFSKYMSNVKIGVFFGGLPISHDEEVLRTNCPHIVVGTPGRILALVRSGKLNLKHLKHFILDECDKMLEQLDMRRDVQEIFRSTAQTKQVMMFSATLSKEIRPVCKKFMHDPMEVYVDDETKLTLHGLQQHYEKVKESEKNKKLFELLDVLEFNQVVIFVKSIQRCVALAQLLNEHNFPSSAMHRGMTQEERLKTYQEFKDFNKRIMVSTNLFGRGMDIERVNIVFNYDMPDDTDTYLHRVARAGRFGTKGLAITFISDENDSKLLNQVQKRFDVNIKPLPDEIDLSSYIEGR